A stretch of bacterium DNA encodes these proteins:
- a CDS encoding GNAT family N-acetyltransferase: MLQRVPVLLEIPEELHGPRVLVRPLRADDAPATWAAIEESREHLAAWLPWVASLRSADDERAVIAHMRARWVLREDLTVGIFDRGSGRLLGGTGLHRINWAVRAFEIGYWVRLSAQGHGYVTEAVQLMTALAFETLSANRVEIRLDPRNVRSRRIPERLGFVLEGTLRCSALDASGNPSDRLIFALVPGDYATRGWTTPRADRLA, encoded by the coding sequence CAGCGCGTGCCGGTCTTGCTCGAAATCCCCGAGGAACTGCACGGGCCGCGGGTGCTCGTGCGTCCGCTGCGCGCGGACGACGCGCCGGCCACGTGGGCGGCGATCGAGGAATCCCGCGAGCACCTCGCGGCGTGGCTGCCGTGGGTCGCGAGTCTACGGTCCGCCGACGACGAACGCGCCGTCATCGCCCACATGCGGGCGCGCTGGGTACTCCGGGAGGACCTGACCGTTGGCATCTTCGACCGCGGGAGCGGCCGCCTGCTCGGCGGGACCGGGCTGCACCGCATCAACTGGGCGGTGCGGGCGTTCGAGATCGGCTATTGGGTCCGGCTGAGTGCGCAGGGACACGGATACGTGACCGAGGCGGTGCAACTCATGACCGCGCTCGCGTTCGAGACCCTGTCGGCCAACCGGGTGGAGATCCGGTTGGACCCGAGGAACGTGCGCAGCCGCAGGATCCCGGAGCGGCTTGGATTCGTCCTGGAAGGCACGCTGCGCTGTTCCGCGCTCGACGCCTCCGGCAACCCGTCGGACCGCCTGATCTTTGCGCTCGTCCCCGGGGACTACGCCACGCGTGGCTGGACCACACCGCGCGCCGATCGCCTCGCCTAA